From a region of the Chitinophaga caseinilytica genome:
- the dtd gene encoding D-aminoacyl-tRNA deacylase — MRAVIQRVSRADVTIGGEVKSAIGGGLLVLLGIEDADGPEDIAWLSAKIVNLRVFNDENGVMNRSALETGGDVLLVSQFTLHASTKKGNRPSYLKASKPDTAIPLYESMIARMEADLGKPIGTGSFGADMQVSLVNDGPVTIIIDTKNRE, encoded by the coding sequence ATGAGAGCTGTGATCCAAAGGGTGTCCCGGGCAGACGTTACCATCGGCGGGGAAGTGAAATCCGCCATCGGCGGAGGCCTCCTCGTGCTGCTGGGTATAGAAGACGCCGACGGGCCGGAAGATATTGCGTGGCTGAGCGCCAAAATCGTCAACCTCCGCGTTTTTAACGACGAAAACGGCGTCATGAACCGCAGCGCCCTCGAAACCGGGGGCGACGTCCTCCTCGTTTCCCAATTCACCCTCCACGCATCCACCAAAAAAGGCAACCGGCCCAGCTACCTCAAAGCCAGCAAACCCGACACCGCCATCCCGCTCTACGAAAGCATGATCGCCCGGATGGAAGCCGACCTCGGAAAGCCCATCGGCACCGGCAGCTTCGGGGCGGATATGCAGGTTTCCCTGGTGAACGACGGGCCCGTCACCATCATCATCGATACTAAAAACCGAGAATAA
- a CDS encoding MBL fold metallo-hydrolase has product MFEIRCFTVNPFQENTYVLINEKKQCIIIDPGFYYQEERDGFLRFMAENELTVARLLNTHCHLDHIFSNRLVQKMFGKGPEIHRLDQVVLDRSPQSGMMYNIPFEPSPEPVGYLEEGDKVTLGDDELEVILTPGHSPGSISFYSAKQHFVIAGDVLFKQSVGRSDFPGGNFETLASSIREKLYKLPDETVVYSGHGPETTIGFEKVHNPFVPEDPSTRLA; this is encoded by the coding sequence ATGTTTGAAATCAGGTGCTTCACGGTGAATCCTTTTCAGGAGAATACATACGTACTAATTAACGAAAAAAAGCAGTGTATCATTATAGACCCCGGATTTTATTATCAGGAAGAGCGGGACGGGTTCCTCCGGTTTATGGCCGAAAATGAGCTGACAGTGGCCCGGTTACTCAATACCCACTGCCATCTCGATCATATCTTCAGCAACAGGCTGGTCCAGAAAATGTTTGGGAAAGGGCCGGAAATCCACCGGTTAGACCAGGTGGTGCTCGACCGTTCCCCCCAATCCGGGATGATGTACAACATCCCTTTCGAGCCCAGCCCCGAGCCGGTGGGTTACCTGGAAGAGGGTGATAAAGTGACGTTGGGAGACGATGAACTGGAAGTGATCCTCACCCCCGGCCATTCCCCCGGAAGCATTTCGTTCTATTCCGCGAAGCAACATTTCGTGATCGCAGGAGATGTGTTATTTAAACAGAGTGTTGGTCGTTCCGACTTCCCCGGAGGTAATTTTGAAACATTGGCCAGCAGCATCCGGGAAAAACTGTACAAGTTGCCCGACGAAACGGTGGTGTATTCCGGGCACGGTCCCGAAACTACGATCGGGTTCGAGAAGGTGCATAACCCCTTCGTTCCGGAAGACCCCTCAACCCGCCTTGCGTGA
- a CDS encoding lipopolysaccharide biosynthesis protein, giving the protein MGNIKKLAGATIWYGVPTIVHRFLGFILQLFLTSVFPAEKFGEVGQLYAFIPFCNIIFTYGLETSYFRFTQSVEKDRLFNTLNVSMIVSTILFSGILLIGSPVLADGLGFPGRADLVMLATGVLFFDTLTTIPFARLRQEGRPRKFAAVKLATIVVQIVLTVFILKYAPKLHAQGHLSWYNPDRGVEYFVIANMIASACSLLFLSKEFSTFRWKFDKTLWKEVIRYSWPLIAIGLGGMINEMLSRLIFPQVYPASREVSMSLLGIFSANYKLAVLITISITAFRMGAEPFFFNQSDRKDAPQTYARVMKYFTMFMGAAFLVVALFLDIWSWLITRGADKSYAEGLHVVPVLAMATVFLGIYYNLTIWYKLTNRNLMGVWITMGGALVTIVLNIWWIPQFSYTGSAWATFVCYASMMTASYLLGQKYYPVPYEVPKVLGYLGLAAALYVLHDYIKAQGLGFWPVHIAAVVELGVYLAVIAWSERKDIARLLSRKAG; this is encoded by the coding sequence TTGGGAAATATCAAGAAACTGGCCGGCGCAACGATCTGGTACGGCGTTCCTACCATTGTACACCGATTTTTAGGGTTCATTCTCCAGCTCTTCCTCACGAGCGTGTTCCCCGCGGAGAAGTTCGGGGAGGTGGGGCAATTGTACGCATTCATCCCGTTTTGCAATATTATTTTCACCTACGGCCTGGAAACCAGCTATTTCCGGTTTACGCAGTCGGTGGAGAAAGACCGGCTTTTCAACACCCTGAACGTTTCCATGATCGTGAGCACCATCCTGTTTTCGGGGATATTGCTCATCGGTTCGCCGGTGTTGGCAGACGGTTTGGGCTTCCCCGGCCGGGCAGACCTCGTGATGCTGGCCACGGGCGTGCTTTTCTTCGACACCCTCACCACGATCCCTTTCGCCAGGCTCCGCCAGGAAGGCCGGCCGCGCAAGTTCGCCGCCGTGAAACTGGCGACCATCGTTGTACAGATCGTTCTGACCGTTTTTATCCTCAAATACGCGCCGAAGCTCCATGCCCAGGGGCACCTGTCCTGGTACAACCCCGACCGTGGCGTGGAATATTTCGTGATCGCCAACATGATCGCCAGCGCCTGTTCGCTGCTGTTCCTGTCCAAAGAGTTCAGCACTTTCCGCTGGAAGTTCGATAAAACCCTCTGGAAGGAGGTGATCCGCTACAGCTGGCCCCTCATCGCCATCGGCCTCGGCGGCATGATCAACGAAATGCTGAGCCGGCTCATCTTCCCGCAGGTATACCCCGCCAGCCGCGAGGTATCTATGAGCCTGCTGGGTATTTTTTCGGCCAACTACAAGCTGGCGGTGCTTATTACGATCAGCATCACTGCGTTCCGGATGGGCGCGGAGCCGTTTTTCTTCAACCAGAGCGACCGGAAAGACGCGCCGCAGACCTATGCACGCGTCATGAAATACTTCACGATGTTCATGGGGGCGGCTTTCCTCGTGGTGGCCCTGTTCCTCGATATCTGGTCGTGGCTCATTACCCGGGGGGCCGATAAATCGTATGCGGAAGGGCTCCATGTGGTGCCGGTGCTGGCCATGGCCACGGTGTTCCTGGGGATTTACTACAACCTCACGATCTGGTATAAACTGACGAACCGCAACCTGATGGGCGTGTGGATCACGATGGGCGGGGCCTTGGTGACGATCGTCCTCAATATCTGGTGGATCCCGCAGTTCAGCTATACGGGCTCGGCCTGGGCTACATTTGTTTGTTACGCGTCGATGATGACGGCTTCGTACCTGCTCGGGCAGAAATATTACCCGGTGCCGTACGAGGTGCCGAAGGTGCTGGGGTACCTGGGCCTGGCGGCTGCGCTGTATGTGCTGCATGATTATATCAAGGCGCAGGGGCTGGGGTTCTGGCCCGTTCATATCGCCGCCGTGGTGGAATTGGGTGTATACCTGGCCGTTATCGCCTGGTCGGAAAGGAAAGACATCGCCCGGCTGCTGTCACGCAAGGCGGGTTGA
- the arfB gene encoding alternative ribosome rescue aminoacyl-tRNA hydrolase ArfB: protein MLDVTPEIKFKTARSGGKGGQNVNKVETMVEGYFHIAESAILTDEQKALLLQNLGSKLNADGLLQVKSQTERSQLGNKGEVIRKMNALLEKGLFVPKTRKKVKPTKAMKEKRLQFKKRLSEKKQNRRPGTGRDY, encoded by the coding sequence ATGCTTGACGTGACTCCAGAGATAAAATTCAAAACCGCCCGCAGCGGCGGCAAGGGCGGCCAGAACGTAAACAAGGTGGAAACGATGGTGGAAGGGTACTTCCACATCGCGGAATCCGCTATTCTGACCGACGAGCAGAAAGCCCTCCTGCTGCAAAACCTCGGCAGCAAACTGAATGCCGACGGCCTGCTGCAGGTAAAATCGCAGACCGAGCGCTCGCAGCTGGGCAACAAAGGGGAAGTGATCCGAAAAATGAACGCCCTGCTGGAAAAAGGGCTCTTTGTCCCGAAAACCCGCAAAAAAGTGAAGCCGACGAAAGCCATGAAGGAAAAACGCCTCCAGTTCAAGAAACGGCTCAGCGAAAAAAAACAGAACCGCCGCCCGGGAACGGGGCGCGACTATTAA